The Alcaligenes aquatilis genome contains the following window.
GATTGGCTTGGGTCTGTTGACCGCCGGTGTGGCCGCCATGCTGGTCTGGGCCTTTAACAAGCCCTTTCTATCGGCCCAAAGCTGGGATCTGCACCTGCCCCTGGTTGGCAATGTGCATACTTCCAGCGCACTGATTTTTGACATCGGCGTGTTCATGCTGGTGATTGGCTCCACCATCCTGATTTTGATCGCGTTGGCTCACCAGTCCCTACGTTTTTATCGCAAACTACCGTCGCTGCAATCCGCCTCGAACGCTTCATCCGGGATGGAGAACAAATAATGGAAATCGTGCTTTCAATTGCGATTGGTGTACTGGCCGGCTCAGGCGTTTGGCTCCTGCTGCGCCCACGTACTTTTCAGGTCATCATGGGACTGGCTTTAGTGTCCTACGCCGTGAACCTGTTCATCTTCAGTATGGGTAGGCTCAAAATCAGCGCCGCTCCCGTTATCAACGCCAGCAAACAGGGGGTGGACTATGCGGACCCCCTGCCCCAAGCTTTGGTGTTGACCGCAATTGTGATTGGCTTTGCCACCACCGCCCTGTTTCTGGTCGTCATTCTGGCCAATCGCGGCCTGAGCGGCACTGACCACGTTGATGGCCGCGAGGAAGACGATCTGTGAGTCTACTCAACCAACACTTGCCCGTATTGCCGGTCGCCATCCCTATGGTGGCTGCGGCCCTGATGGTGATGCTGCGCGACAAGCGCCGTCACTACAAGCTGCTGATCGCCTTTGGCTCCTTATTGGCCCAATTGTTTTGTGCCGTTTATCTATTGTTACTGGCCGATGGCACGCTGGCCCCGATCTGGCCACAATCCGTCGGAGTGTACCTGCTGGGGGATTGGCCGGCCCCCTTCGGAATCGTTCTGGTCGTGGACCGTTTGGCCGCCTTTTTGCTGGTTCTGACCAATGTGCTCGCTTTTTGCTGCTGGTTCTATTCACTGGCCCGTTGGGACCGCGTAGGGGTACATTTCCATTCCCTGTTCCAGTTGCTATTGATGGGTCTGAACGGCGCTTTCCTGACGGGTGACCTGTTCAACCTATTTGTATTTTTCGAGGTTTTGCTGGCAGCATCCTATGGGCTGATGCTGCACGGTTCGGGCGCCGCCCGCGTCAGTGCCGGACTGCACTACATCGCCGTCAACCTGATCTCCTCTTTTCTGCTGCTGATCGCCATCGCCCTGATTTACGGTGTCACTGGCACCTTGAACATGGCCGATTTAGCCCTGCGTGCCGGCTCCCTGCCCGACGCGGACCGCCTGGTGTTCGAGTCAGCCTTGGCCATCCTGGGTATCGCCTTTCTGATCAAAGCCGCCGCCTGGCCTTTGAACTTGTGGCTACCCAATGCCTACGGCAATGCCAGCGCTCCAGTCGCTGCCATGTTCGCCATCATGACCAAGGTTGGTATTTACGCACTGCTGCGCATCGGCTCCTTGCTACTTCCCACCGGAGCCCCGGCCGCCTTTGGCGTGGCCTGGATGTTCCCGGCGGGCATTGCCACTCTCACCTTTGGCGCTATCGGCGTGATGGCCGCACAACAACCCGAACGGCTGGCCAGTTATTGCATCATCGTGTCCTCAGGCACCCTGCTGGCCGCCCTGGGTATGCCAGGAGTCATTCTGACAGGCCCTGCCCTGTATTACATGCTGAGCAGCGTACTGGCTCTGGGTGCGTTTTTTCTGCTGCTGGAGCTGGTCAGCCGCACCAAGCCCTTTGGAGCCGACCTGTTGGCAGTCAGTCAGGAGGTCTTTGATCTGGACGACCCGGAATCCGAAGACCATAGCGATGATGTGGTCGGCGTGGCCATCCCCGGTGTCATGGTATTTCTGGGCATGTCCTTTATTGCCTGCGCCTTGCTGATTGTGGGCCTGCCGCCGCTATCGGGCTTTGTGGCCAAGCTGTCCTTGCTGACGGCCGCCCTGAAAGCCTCGGGTCAGTCGCCAGAGCCGCTTAACGCCTGGATTCTGACAGCCGCTGTGCTGATCTCGGGTGTGGCCGGTTTGATCGCCATGGTGCGTGTGGGAATTCGTCTGTTCTGGAGCAATAGCTCCTTGACGATTCCCCGCCTGAAACTGATCGAAGCCGCCCCCATCGCCAGCATTATTATGGCTTGCGCGATCTTGAGTTGGTATGCCGGCCCCATCACGACTTACCTGGAACAGACGGCGCAACAACTGGATGAACCCCGTATTTACATCGGCTCGGTCTTGCGGCAAAACCCCGTGCGCTCTGTCCAGGCGGAGGGATTCTAATGCGACGCTATACCAAACATCTTTTCCTGCCTTTGCTGCTACTGAGTCTATGGCTGCTGCTGAACGACTCACTCTCGGCCGGTTACGTGGTGCTGGGCCTGTTCCTGGCCATCGCCCTGAGTTTGGCTGCCATTCCCTTTCGTCCAGTTAAAGCCAGTATCCGTCATCCCTTTCTGGCCCTGAAACTCATCTGCCAAGTCACGTGGGACATTGCACTGTCCAATATTGCCGTGGGCCATCTGGTGTTGAAAGGCGGCGATGCGCCCCGACCCGGTTTTTTAGCCATTCCCCTGCGCATGACCGACCCGCACGGTCTGGCAGCGCTGGCCTGCATCATTACCTATACACCAGGTACCGTCTGGTCCGGCTTTGACTATGAAACCCGCGTCCTGACCTTGCATATTCTGGATCTACAAGACGAGCAGGTCTGGTTAGACACTATTCAGAAGCGCTATCAAGAACCGCTACTGGAGATTTTCCAATGATAGACATTGTTTACTGGGCCTGTCAGTTTGCCCTGGGCTGCTTTGTCCTGGGCATGGGCTGCGCCGTCATCCGTCTACTTAAGGGTCCGTCGGCCGCCGACCGCGTACTGGCGCTGGACACCATGTACATCAACGGCATGCTGGCCTTGTTGGCCCTTGGCATCCGCTTTGACTCCACCCTGTATTTTGATATCGCCTTGCTCATTGCCCTGTTTGGTTTTGTAGGTTCGGCAGCGATGGCGAAATTCCTGCTACGCGCCGAGGTAATCGAACCATGACTACACCTTTGTTGCCCTGGTGGCTGGCCGTCCCGGTCGCCCTTTTACTAGTACTGAGCGGCATCGTGGCTCTGGTGGGGTCAGCTGGCCTGCTGCGTTTTAAGCATTTTTACTCTCGCATCCACGCCCCCACTATGGGCAATACATTAGGTACATTCTTTATGGTGCTGGCCGTAGCCATCAGCGCCAGCCACTTGATGAGCCGTCCTATCCTGCACCCGCTCATCCTGAGTGTGCTCTTGATCATTACCTCGCCGGTGACAGCCATTTTTTTGATGCGCGCCGCCATCAAGCGAGAGCATCGCCAGCGTCTAGCCAAATATGGCCCGGATGAACCGGGCTACCTGGACATGCCACATAAAGCGCCTCTACCGAAAGAATTGGCTGAACCGCCAAGCAGCGACAGGACTTGAATCAAGCCATGGGGGTTTAGAAAAGTTTTATTACCCTCACTTGCACCTGCTCCACCTATACTAGTAAGTGTTTACTGCGTATCGGGAATTGCCCCATACGCAGTCGTTTTTGGGGCTTTGCGGCCTGCTACTCATACCTGCTCGTAACAGCGCTCGCCAAGCCGGTGATTCCCTTAGCAAGTCAAGGAGTGAGATCGATGAGTCTACTTACACGCCCATCCCGAATTCTGAAAGCAAGCTTGCTCAGCTTAGGTTTGCTCTCACCCGCTGCCTGGGCTCAAACCCCGTCCCAAGACTACCAACGCGATATCCAACGCTGTGAACAATTCACCGGGGAGCAGCGCACCACTTGCCGTCGCGAAGCTGGTGCCGCTTTGCAAGCCGCGCGTCACCACAAGCTGGGCAAACGCGACCACAATATGGATGCCAATCGCCAGGCGCGTTGCCATCGTCTGCCTGCGGATCGCCAGCAAGACTGCCTGAAAGCCATGACCGGCCAGGACACAACGGTGCGCGGTAGCGTGGAAGGCGGCGGTATTTTGCGCGAGACCACGACGGTGATGCCTGCCCCGTAAGTGCACGATGCACACGGCTATCCTGGCAGGTAGTCAAACAAAAAGAATGGGCCTTGCAAGGCCCATTCTTCATTTCTGCGGGCTGTTTCTTTAGCCCATCTCCAATTTACAACTCCACCTGTATACCCATCTCCACCACACGATTAGGCGGAATCTTGAAAAAGCGGGTACTGCGGCTGGCATTGCGAGCCATGAATGCAAACAAACGCCGGCGCCAGCCCAAATACCAAGGCTGACGCGATTGAATCATCACCGTCTGGCGCGACAGGAAATAGGACGTTTGCATCGGCTCCAGATTCAGCTCTGGGTGCTCCAGGGTGATCTGCTCCAGTAATTGCGGCACATTAGGTTCCTGCTTGAAACCCCAGGAAGCGACCGCCTGCCAACTGCCACGACTGAGACGTTGCAGGGTATAACGCTCTCCAAATGGAACATAAGGGACACCGGCACTCGTCACAGTCAAGAACAAGACCTGCTCGTGCAGAACCTTATTGTGTTTCAGGTTATGCAATAGCGCCGGAGGAACAGAGTCGGGAATCGTACTCATGAATACGGCCGTACCCGGTACGCGGGTAGGCGCGTACTCCTCCAGACTCAGCAAAAATTCTTTCAGCGGCTGCTTGTTTTCCAGCAGGCGCTCGTGCAAAGCAGCCCGCCCCTGACGCCAGGTCAACATCAGGCCCAACAACACAGAGCCCACTAACAAGGGTAGCCAGCCACCCTCCAAAATCTTGAGCGCATTGGCCGAAAACAGGAGCACGTCCAGAATCAGGAAAATACCCAACAACCCCAACCAGGCCCAACGCTTGATTCCGCTGGCGCGGCGCGGCAGCAAAAGCAAGGCCAGCAAGCTGGTCATCAACATCGTCCCTGTTACCGCAAAACCGTACGCATGGGCCAGACGATCCGAGGAGCCAAAGCTCAGAACCAGAATCATCACTGCCACACACAGCAGTAAGTTCACACGCGGCAGATAAATCTGCCCCTCTTCTTTAGCCGACGTGTGTTGAATCACCATGCGTGGCCAGAATCCAAGCTGAACTGCCTGACGGGTAACAGAGAACGCGCCGGAAATCACGGATTGGGACGCAATCACCGTTGCGACCGTGGCCAGCATGACCATCGGTACCAAAGCCCAGTTGGGAGCCAGAAAAAAGAAGGGATTACGAATCGCCGTCGGGTCAGAAATCAGCAAAGCACCTTGACCGAAATAGCACAGGACCAGGCAAGGCATCACGATCATGAACCATGCTTTGCGTATCAATGGACGACCAAAGTGTCCCATATCGGCATACAAGGCCTCGGCACCGGTCAAGGCCAGTACCAGCGCCCCCAGCAGCAAAAAGGTTTGCCAGGGTGCCTCAGCAACAAAGGCCACGGCCCAACGCGGATCCAAAGCCAGCAACACTTGCGGGTGCTCAATAACACGCCACAGCCCCAGCCCACCCAACACCAGAAACCAGGTCAACATAATGGGGCCGAACAGCTTGCCCATGGTTCCCGTACCGCGCGACTGAATCAAGAACAAGGCCAGCAAGACCCCCAGCGCCAGAGGCACTATCCAGGGATCCAGCACATGGGACACCATACCTATGCCCTCCAGCGCAGACATCACAGAAATGGCTGGCGTAATAATACTGTCCCCGTAAAACAAAGCCGCGCCAATCAGCCCCAGCACCACAATGATCTGACGACGCGGCCCTTGAATGCCACGTGCAGCCAACTCCATCAGTGCCAGCGTACCGCCCTCCCCTTTATTATCCAGGCGCAACACTACCGTGACGTACTTGATGGAGACCACCACCGTCAACAGCCAGAACAACAAAGACAACACTCCATAGACCTGTTCGGCGCCGGGCTGTCCATAAGGACTCAGGGCCACTTTCATGGTGTAGAGCGGGCTGGTTCCAATATCGCCATACACTACGCCTAACGCGCCCATTAACAAGGCGGCTTGCGCCGCTTTCTTGGGGTTTTCTGTTGCTGTGTTCAAGGCTTAATTTCCAATCAAAGTATCGTGCCGGGTCAGACGCGCACCAATACGCGGACCGGGAAAAACAATGGTGATGCGAGTACCCGGAAAATCAGGACGACTCATCAAGCTCCACCAGGCGCCATGTGCACGGGCAATTTCCTGCACAATAGCCAAGCCCAAACCAGAGCCCCCCGCCTGCGTGCCAGGGGAACGGTAAAAAGCCTCAAATACGCGCTGCTGCTCGCTGGCCTCGATACCCGGCCCGTGATCCTCCACCGACAAAGAAGGCGGATTACTGGCCACCCGCAAAACAATGCGGTCTGTACCTAGCCCATAGCGCAAGGCGTTATCCATCAAATTCGACAACAGCTCACGCAATAATATGGGGGCAGCATCAATCCAGACCGGCTTTTCAGGCGCCAGCAAATGGATTTCCACACCATGCTGGCGAGCCTGCAAGAACCAGTCACCGCCTTCTTCACGCACCCATTCGCACAAATCCAGACGCACAAAACTGTCCTTGATATTGCTATCTGCATCGGTGCGCGCCAGCACCAGCAACTGCTGACCTAGGCGAATCATGCGGTCCGACACGCTTTTGATGCGCTCGGCTCGTTGGCGAATGTCCTCTGGCAACGGTCGTGCCAGCATCAGCTCAGACTCCAGCTGCAAACCGGTCAAAGGGGTACGCAACTGATGCGCCGCATGACCAATAAAGCGTTTTTGCGCCTGCAGGGTATCACGCTGGCGTTCCAGCAACTCGTTAAAGTGCTCCACCAACGGCACCACTTCGGCGGGCAAAGCACTGGCATCCAGGCGCTCGAAGTCATCATCGGACCGATTGCGGATCTGTTGTGATAAATCATCAATAGAAGCCAGTTGCGAGCGAATCCCCGACAACAACACCCAGGCAATCAGACTGACCAGCAATACTTGGCTAAGCGCCATGGTCCAGAAAATATCGCGCAGCAGCCAATCTTCCAGGCTCATGCGTCGCGTCAGTATCCAGGTAACACTCAAGTCGAGCACCACCAGAATGGAGATCGGGGGAAACAGACGGCCCATCAATTTACGGGCCAAAGAACCGGGGGCAAGAAAGCGCTCCAGCCAGCCTCGCAACAAGGAGGTTTTTACCGCTGGAGAAAGATGCTGATCGGGCATGGTTGACCTAGATTTTCAGACAGCAGGCACGGGCTGCCGTTATGCTCCGGCCACGCTCTCCACATCGAGCAAATAACCAAAGCCGCGCACAGTCTGTATAACCGCCCCGGTGCCCTCCAGGCGCTTGCGCAAGCGATACACGTAGACCTCGACCGCATTGTCGCTGAAATCGGCGTCCCAGGCAGACAGTGAGTTGATAATTTGCTGCTTGGTGACCACACGGCCCGCGCGCATCATCAACATTTCCAGTACGGACAACTCCCGCACCGACAAAGTGACGCGTTGACCCGCACAGCGCAACTCGCGGCCAATGGTATCAAAGCTCAAGGGACCGACATCGATAATAGGCTGTACCTGGCCACTACGCCGACGGCCAAACACACGTACTCGGGCGGCCAGCTCAGACAGGTCAAAGGGCTTGATCAGGTAGTCGTCCGCACCAGCGTCCAGACCACCGACGCGATCATCCACGCCATCACGCGCAGTCAGAATCAGAACGGGAATGGCATTGCCTTGCCGACGCAATTGGCGCAGCACCTCCAGGCCACTGATACCGGGCAAGTTCAAGTCCAGAAGCAGAAGGTCATAGACCTGGGCAGTCAGCTCTTTCAAGGCACTTTCGCCTTCCTGGAGCCAGTCAACAGCGTAGCCCTGGTCGTTGAGAAATTCCTGCAGTGCGGCGCCCAGTATGGCGTCGTCTTCGATAACTAGTACACGCATTCGGGAGATTTTATTACGAAACTGGCCCCTCGCGTTGCAGATGCAAAGCGAGGGGCCAGAAAAAACAACACGAACCAGAACCCGGGATTACGGAGCAGGCGCAGGCTCGGCTTCCTGCTGGGTAGCGGCGCCATCCTTGGCTTGACCGTCTTGACCAGCAGCCTTGGTCGTGGGGCCTGGACGAGTGATGAAACCCAGACGGGTCAGACCGGACGCCTTGGAGCGGCTCATCACCTGGGCCAGTGTTTCATAGCGCGTATCGGTATCAGCACGGATACGCAGTTCAGGCTGAGGCTCATCCTTGGAGTAGGGAGCCAGCGTGGCAGTCAAGTCCTCCATCGCCACAGGCTGCTCATTCACGAAGATCTGCCCTTCAGCGTCAATGGCCAGATCAATCGTCTTGGGATCTTGCTGAACCGGCTCGGATGTGGCCTGGGGCAGCTGAATCTTGATCGAGTGCGACAGCAGCGGAGCGGTGATCAGAAAAATCACCAGCAGAACCAGCATGACGTCAATCAGGGGCACCATATTGATTTCGGACAGCGCAGAGCCCGAATTGCGATTGTCAAAGCTGCCAAAAGCCATGATTAGTGCTCCCGCTTGGCAGCCGCTGCCGCGCTTGATGTCGCACCGCCACCCGAGCTAGGGACGCGGCGCAAAACAGGTTGGTTGTCCTGCACGGGTTGGCCTGTGGTCAGGAATGTAAACAAATCGTGGGCAAAGGCGTCCAGTTGGGACAAGTAAACGCGGTTGGTACGCACAAAGGCGTTGTAGGCCAACACGGCGGGAATCGCCACGGCCAGACCCAGACCCGTCATCACCAGCGCTTCACCCACAGGACCAGCAATCTTGTTCAGGGTCACGCCATCGGACAGACCAATATTGATCAGTGCGTGGTACACCCCCCAGACCGTACCGAACAAACCCACAAACGGGGCGGTGGAACCGACCGAAGCCAGCAGCGTCAGGCCGTTTTCCAATTTGGCGGTTTCTTCGTCCATGACTTTACGCATGATGCGCGAGACAAAGGCATCGGTAGAACCCTTCTCTTCCAGACGCATAGCGCCATATTTCACATGATGTTTTTGAGCGTGGATGGCGTGACTGGCCAAATGGCTGAACGGATCGCGGGCACCGTGAGTGGCGATTTCGTTTTCAACCTGCTCCAGGGAGCTGGCGGACCAGAACTCGCGCATGAAACCTTGCGAGCGACGCTTCAGACGGAAGGACAGTACGCCCTTGACGATGATCAGGTACCAACTGGCAACCGACATCAAGGCCAAGATCACGAACAAGGTCTTGCCAACCACATCACTTTGCTGGATAAAGTGCAGCACCCCGGTCGCTTCCTCAGCAGCAGCAACACTGGCGGCAGCCTGATCGGCAACAGGCCCTGCAACTTGTGCCAGGCTTACCCATACGCTTTGAAATAGTTCCTGCATCATTGATATATCCTAGTAAACAAAGTCGAAAGGAATATCGGCCATGGCACGATAGGCCACACCATTTTCCGTATACGGTTTGAAACGCGCTGTGCGTACCGCCTTCAATGCTGACTCATCCAGACGCTCATAGCCTGAAGAGCTTTGCACCTTGGCCTCCAGCACGGTTCCTTGGGTTGAAATCACTACACGAACCACCACGCGGCCCTGTTCACGACGGCGTTCCGACGCCCTTGGATACACAGGCACAGGACGGCGCCCCAAATAATCCACACGACCGATCAGCTTGGGTCGGTCCCCATCGGTAGAGCGGGCAGCGGTTTGGGAGGTGTTGTCCGTTGCCGGGCCTGCTTGAGCGGCCGGCGCTGCTGGCTGAGCAGGCTGCGGTGTTTCTGCCGGTGGGACCTCAGGCTTGGGCTGTGGCTTGGGCTTGGGTTTCGGCTTGGGTTTTGGTTTGGGCTTGGGCGGCTCGGGAATGGGTGGTTTTTCCACGATAGGCTCTGGCTCAGGCTCCGGCTCAACAACGGGTTCGGGCTCAGGCTCGGGATCGGGTTCCACCTCGGGTTCAGGTTCAGGCTCAGGCTCAGCCACCACCTCCTCAGGGGGGGCGCTGACCTGCTCTTGCTGAACCGGGGACTCCGACACTTCCACCAGGGTCACACCGACAATATCCATCGGGGCGGGCTCGCCCACAATCTTGGGGGTTTCCGTCCACAAGATGGTAGCCACGACACCCACGTGCAATCCCAGTGCTAATGCCAAGCCAGTTGCCTTCAAGGCCAGCATCGAGCGATTATTCTTTTGAGAAGCAATTCCGGTCATAATCCGTTCTACACATTCTGCAACCCGCATGGACCATGACGGGACCGGACAGGATGCCCAGTGAAGTATCGAATCTTAACAGAAACAGGAATGATTCTCAATACTGAATCTCTATAATATTTTCTGCTGACAACCCGCCTCACAAAAACCTTCCAGATACTAACGCAGACAGGCTGCCCTAAGGGCAGCCTGTTTGTGAATAATTTGCAAAAAATCAGGACAAACGCACTTCAGCCTCAGGCTCGATAGGAAAAGCGCTGAACTTGCGCGGCAAGGCCAAGGCCCGTTCACCAGGTCGCAAGCCCAGCTGCGACCAGCGCTGATGATCAAACTCAGCTTCCCAGGCTCGCTCCCCCTCGTTCAAGGCCAACTCAACCCGCACCGTCGCGCCCAGAGGAATAATGCGCTGCACGGCTACGACGATACCCTGACCATCCAATTGACGCTGCAAATCCAGATCGTGCGGACGTACATATCCGACAGCCTCGCCCTGCCCTGTACCCTGACCATTCAAAGCCTGATTGGACTCGAATTGCCCCAACTGAGGATCAGCGACAAAACGTCCGTGCTCGAACTGACCCGGCAAGCGATTCGCTGCCCCCAGAAACTCATACACAAAGGGACTGGCTGGATGATTGTAGACATCCTGCGGAGCACCCTCCTGCTCAACCCGACCTTTGTTCAGCACCACAATACGGTCCGCCACTTCAATGGCCTCTTCCTGATCGTGCGTCACAAACAAGGTGCTGATATGCAGATCATCATGCAGACGACGCAACCAGGAGCGCAACTCTTTGCGCACCTTGGCATCCAAAGCACCAAAGGGCTCGTCCAGCAGCAAGACACCCGGCTCTACGGCCAAGGCACGTGCCAGAGCAATACGCTGTCGTTGGCCACCTGACAAGGCCGCTGGATAGCGATCGGCCAGCCAGTCCAGTTGCACCAGTTCCAATAGTTCATGCACACGCTGACGAATCTGGGCTTCGGGCAAACGCTGCTTACGCGGTTTGATACGCAGACCGAAGGCAACATTTTCAAACACCGTCATATGACGGAACAAGGCATAGTGCTGGAACACAAAACCCACCTGGCGATCACGCGTGCCCACGGCGGCTACATCCTTGCCGTTGATCAGCACCTGACCCGCATCCGCATATTCCAGGCCAGCCACGATACGCAGCAAGGTTGTCTTGCCGCAGCCAGAAGGCCCCAGCAAGGCCACCAGCTCGCCCGCTGGAAAATCCAATGTCACATCACCCAGTGCGGTAAACGCACCAAACTGTTTAGATAGATGACGAACTTCGATACTCATAATGAACTCCGAATGCGATCATCCGTGATGACCGTCTTGAACCATTTTGCGCTCGGCCCACAATTTAAGCGCCAACGTCAGTAAAGCCAAGACTGCCAACACCGAAGCCGCCGCAAACGCGCCCACCGTGTGATAGTCGTTGTACTCAATCTCTACATGCAAAGGCAGCGTGTTGGTCTGGCCCCGTATATGGCCCGACAGCACCGACACCGCCCCAAATTCGCCCATGGCACGGGCATTGCATAGAATCACGCCATACAGCAGTCCCCACTTGATCTTGGGCAGCGTTACCCGCCAGAACATCTGTCTGCCATTGGCCCCCAGCACCCGCGCAGCCTGTTCTTCCTCACTGCCCTGCATTTGCATCAGTGGAATCAACTCGCGCGCCACGAAGGGAAAAGTGACAAACAAAGTCGCCAGGACCAAACCGGGCAAAGCAAAGACGATACGAATGTTGTTGGCATCCAGCCAGTCCCAAAACGGGCCCTGTCGACCAAAAATCAGCAAGAACATCAAACCGGCAATCACGGGCGATACCGAAAATGGCAAGTCGATCAAGGTGGTCAACAGGCTTTTGCCACGAAACTCAAAACGAGCAATGGCCCAAGACGCCGCCAAGCCAAATGCAATATTCAACGGCACCGCAATCACGGCAACCAGAACCGTCAGGCTGGCCGCATGCCAGGTATCGCTCTGGCTCAAGGCGGACAGATACGGCATGATGCCCCGGCTAAAGGCCGTCATGAACACCAGGATCAAGGGCAGCAGCAAGAACAGCACAAAGAACAGCACGGCAATGCCAATCAGTATGGCTTTGACGGCCGGGCCTTCATCCTGCGCCGCCCGCAAACGTGCCGTCTGTACCGGCACCGCTTGCACAGCGGTGTCTATTGTCAGGCTGCTCATCGTGCGCCCTCCAAAGATAAAGGCGCTGCTACCTTTGCCGCTTTAGCACTAGCCTGCCCTGAGTGACGCGACTGCAAATACCACTGCAAACGGTTGATCGCCAACAGAATGATGAAGGACAACACCATCATCAGGACAGCCAAGGCCGAAGCTCCCGCATAGTCAAACTGCTCCAGCTTGATCACGATAAGCAAAGGCGTAATTTCCGAGACCATAGGGACGTTACCAGCAATGAAAATCACCGAACCGTACTCACCCACCGCACGAGCAAAAGCCAGGGCCACGCCCGTCAAGCAGGCAGGCAAAATGGCGGGCAAAATGACCTTGGTGACCGTCTGGAAGCGATCCGCCCCCAAACACGCACTAACCTCTTCCTGTTCCTGCTCCAGTTCTTCAAGAACCGGCTGCACGGTACGCACAACAAAAGGCAGGCCAATAAACACCAGGGCGATCAGTACCCCCCAAGGGGTAAACGCAATCTGCCCTACATAAGGTTCAGCCCAGGAACCGATCCAGCCGGTAGGCGCATAAATAGCGGCCAGTGAAATACCGGCTACCGACGTGGGCAGGGCAAAGGGAAGATCAATCAAAGCATCCACGATGCGGCGTCCAGGAAAACGGTATCGCACCAGAACCCAAGCCAGAACCAAGCCGAACACACCATTGATCAACGCCGCCAACGCGGCCATGCCAAAGGTCAATTTCAAAGAAGCCAAGACACGCGCGGCACTAATGGTTTCCCAAAACGCCGACCAGCCCATAGAGGTGGTCTTGAGCACAACAGCAGACAAGGGAATCAGCACAATCAGGCTTAAATAACTGATGGATAAACCCATCGTCAGCCCAAAGCCTGGTAAAGCCCGCTGCTTGCGCACAGCGGGCAAAAATCCCCACAGACGAGCCTGTAACATCGGACGGTCCTCGGTGATAGTAGGGTTATCTGCTCAAGTAGATGCTGTCGAACACGCCGCCATCCGCAAAGTGCTTGGCTTGCACCTGTGTCCAGCCACCCAGCTCATCATCCACCTTATACAACTTCAACGCCGGAAACTGATCGCGGTACTTAGCGGCCACCGACTCCAGGCGAGGACGGTAAAAATGACGTGCGGCGATTTCCTGCCCTTGCGGGCTATACAGATATTCCAGATAGGCTTGGGCCACTTTTTCTGTGCCATGCTTGGCGACATTAGTGTCAAGCAATGCCACAGGCGGCTCGGCCAGAATGCTGCTGGAAGGCACCACAATATCGAAGCGATCAGGCCCCAGATCCTTCACCGACAAGAGAGCCTCGTTTTCCCAGGCAATCAATACATCGCCAATGCCCCGCTCCACAAAAGTTGTGGTCGATCCACGCGCACCGGAATCCAGCACGCTGACGTTGCGATACAGTTTGGCCACAAAATCTCGGGCCTGCGCTTCATCCCCATTACCTTGCTTCAAGGCGTACAACCAAGCGGCCAGATAATTCCAGCGCGCCCCTGCCGAGGTTTTAGGATTAGGCGT
Protein-coding sequences here:
- a CDS encoding sensor histidine kinase encodes the protein MPDQHLSPAVKTSLLRGWLERFLAPGSLARKLMGRLFPPISILVVLDLSVTWILTRRMSLEDWLLRDIFWTMALSQVLLVSLIAWVLLSGIRSQLASIDDLSQQIRNRSDDDFERLDASALPAEVVPLVEHFNELLERQRDTLQAQKRFIGHAAHQLRTPLTGLQLESELMLARPLPEDIRQRAERIKSVSDRMIRLGQQLLVLARTDADSNIKDSFVRLDLCEWVREEGGDWFLQARQHGVEIHLLAPEKPVWIDAAPILLRELLSNLMDNALRYGLGTDRIVLRVASNPPSLSVEDHGPGIEASEQQRVFEAFYRSPGTQAGGSGLGLAIVQEIARAHGAWWSLMSRPDFPGTRITIVFPGPRIGARLTRHDTLIGN
- a CDS encoding response regulator transcription factor is translated as MRVLVIEDDAILGAALQEFLNDQGYAVDWLQEGESALKELTAQVYDLLLLDLNLPGISGLEVLRQLRRQGNAIPVLILTARDGVDDRVGGLDAGADDYLIKPFDLSELAARVRVFGRRRSGQVQPIIDVGPLSFDTIGRELRCAGQRVTLSVRELSVLEMLMMRAGRVVTKQQIINSLSAWDADFSDNAVEVYVYRLRKRLEGTGAVIQTVRGFGYLLDVESVAGA
- a CDS encoding ExbD/TolR family protein, with protein sequence MAFGSFDNRNSGSALSEINMVPLIDVMLVLLVIFLITAPLLSHSIKIQLPQATSEPVQQDPKTIDLAIDAEGQIFVNEQPVAMEDLTATLAPYSKDEPQPELRIRADTDTRYETLAQVMSRSKASGLTRLGFITRPGPTTKAAGQDGQAKDGAATQQEAEPAPAP
- a CDS encoding MotA/TolQ/ExbB proton channel family protein, translated to MMQELFQSVWVSLAQVAGPVADQAAASVAAAEEATGVLHFIQQSDVVGKTLFVILALMSVASWYLIIVKGVLSFRLKRRSQGFMREFWSASSLEQVENEIATHGARDPFSHLASHAIHAQKHHVKYGAMRLEEKGSTDAFVSRIMRKVMDEETAKLENGLTLLASVGSTAPFVGLFGTVWGVYHALINIGLSDGVTLNKIAGPVGEALVMTGLGLAVAIPAVLAYNAFVRTNRVYLSQLDAFAHDLFTFLTTGQPVQDNQPVLRRVPSSGGGATSSAAAAAKREH
- a CDS encoding energy transducer TonB, whose amino-acid sequence is MASQKNNRSMLALKATGLALALGLHVGVVATILWTETPKIVGEPAPMDIVGVTLVEVSESPVQQEQVSAPPEEVVAEPEPEPEPEVEPDPEPEPEPVVEPEPEPEPIVEKPPIPEPPKPKPKPKPKPKPKPQPKPEVPPAETPQPAQPAAPAAQAGPATDNTSQTAARSTDGDRPKLIGRVDYLGRRPVPVYPRASERRREQGRVVVRVVISTQGTVLEAKVQSSSGYERLDESALKAVRTARFKPYTENGVAYRAMADIPFDFVY
- a CDS encoding sulfate/molybdate ABC transporter ATP-binding protein, producing the protein MSIEVRHLSKQFGAFTALGDVTLDFPAGELVALLGPSGCGKTTLLRIVAGLEYADAGQVLINGKDVAAVGTRDRQVGFVFQHYALFRHMTVFENVAFGLRIKPRKQRLPEAQIRQRVHELLELVQLDWLADRYPAALSGGQRQRIALARALAVEPGVLLLDEPFGALDAKVRKELRSWLRRLHDDLHISTLFVTHDQEEAIEVADRIVVLNKGRVEQEGAPQDVYNHPASPFVYEFLGAANRLPGQFEHGRFVADPQLGQFESNQALNGQGTGQGEAVGYVRPHDLDLQRQLDGQGIVVAVQRIIPLGATVRVELALNEGERAWEAEFDHQRWSQLGLRPGERALALPRKFSAFPIEPEAEVRLS